A single region of the Pseudomonas granadensis genome encodes:
- the ypfJ gene encoding KPN_02809 family neutral zinc metallopeptidase has translation MLWKKGRRSDNVVDARGDDSGGGGGMRFGGGKGLSLGAILLIVGIGWITGQDPMQILGQLTGQMEQSAPTSQTRQAPPANDEQAEFVRSILGDTEDTWGAIFQQAGRQYKDPTLVLFSNRVNSACGMATSASGPFYCPADQKVYLDMAFFQEMSQRFKAAGDFAQAYVIAHEVGHHVQTLLGVSAKMQTARQQGRQMEGDGGLLVRQELQADCLAGVWAYSAQKRLNWLEPGDIEEALNAANAIGDDRLQQQGQGRVVPDSFTHGTSAQRVRWFKTGFAQGQVGQCDTFAAKNL, from the coding sequence ATGCTATGGAAAAAAGGCCGACGCAGTGACAACGTCGTCGATGCCCGGGGTGATGACTCAGGCGGTGGCGGCGGCATGCGTTTTGGCGGCGGCAAGGGCCTGAGCTTGGGGGCGATTCTGTTGATCGTCGGCATCGGTTGGATCACCGGCCAGGACCCGATGCAGATTCTCGGCCAGTTGACCGGGCAAATGGAGCAATCGGCGCCCACCTCGCAAACCCGTCAGGCACCGCCGGCCAATGACGAGCAAGCCGAATTCGTGCGCTCGATTCTCGGCGATACCGAAGACACCTGGGGCGCGATTTTCCAGCAGGCCGGGCGGCAATATAAAGACCCGACGCTGGTTCTGTTCAGCAATCGGGTCAATTCCGCCTGTGGCATGGCGACTTCGGCCAGCGGCCCCTTCTACTGCCCGGCCGACCAGAAGGTCTACCTGGACATGGCGTTCTTCCAGGAAATGTCGCAACGCTTCAAAGCCGCCGGCGACTTCGCCCAGGCCTACGTCATCGCGCACGAAGTCGGCCACCACGTGCAGACGCTGCTCGGCGTCTCGGCGAAAATGCAGACTGCCCGCCAGCAAGGTCGGCAAATGGAAGGCGACGGCGGCCTGTTGGTGCGGCAGGAACTGCAAGCCGACTGCCTCGCCGGTGTCTGGGCCTACAGCGCGCAGAAGCGCCTCAACTGGCTGGAACCCGGCGACATCGAGGAGGCCTTGAACGCGGCCAATGCAATCGGTGATGATCGCCTGCAACAACAGGGTCAGGGCCGTGTAGTGCCAGACTCGTTTACCCACGGCACGTCGGCGCAAAGGGTGCGCTGGTTCAAAACCGGATTCGCGCAAGGCCAGGTCGGCCAGTGCGACACCTTCGCGGCGAAAAACCTGTAA
- a CDS encoding DMT family transporter, whose translation MTVSTPLSGVNQPFKGILLIVVATFLFSSHDALSKYLSGFYPIVMVVWARYVVHTLLMAGIFLPQSGLRVLRTKKPLWQLARALCLLGTSLFFTTALLYIPLAEATAVNFLAPVLVTALSVPLLKERVTRGQWIAVICGFIGVLIIVHPGGELFTPAILLPFCSALFFCFYQLLTRKLAEVDSPTTSNFFAGLCNTLVMSALVPFFWQVPTLTHAALMLALGSCGMTAHLFLTQAFRHAAPALLAPFGYCQIVFAGLLGWLLFSHTPSLLTVVGIAVICCSGLAAAWQQSRR comes from the coding sequence ATGACCGTCAGCACTCCGCTCTCCGGCGTCAACCAGCCCTTCAAGGGGATCCTGCTGATTGTCGTGGCGACGTTTCTGTTTTCCAGCCACGACGCGTTGTCGAAATACCTCTCCGGTTTCTATCCGATCGTGATGGTGGTGTGGGCGCGTTATGTGGTGCATACCCTGTTGATGGCAGGGATTTTCCTGCCGCAATCCGGGTTGCGCGTGCTGCGCACCAAAAAGCCGTTGTGGCAACTGGCGCGCGCGCTGTGCCTGCTCGGCACCAGTCTGTTTTTCACCACGGCGCTGTTGTACATCCCGCTGGCGGAAGCCACGGCCGTCAACTTTCTTGCACCGGTATTGGTCACGGCGTTGTCGGTGCCGCTGCTCAAAGAGCGGGTCACGCGCGGGCAGTGGATTGCGGTGATCTGCGGTTTTATCGGCGTGTTGATCATCGTCCATCCCGGCGGTGAATTGTTCACCCCGGCGATCCTGCTGCCGTTCTGTTCGGCGCTGTTCTTCTGCTTCTATCAATTGCTGACGCGCAAGCTCGCCGAAGTCGACAGTCCGACCACCAGCAACTTTTTCGCCGGGTTGTGCAACACCTTGGTGATGAGTGCGCTGGTGCCGTTCTTTTGGCAGGTGCCGACCCTGACCCATGCCGCGTTGATGCTGGCGCTGGGCAGTTGCGGGATGACCGCGCACCTGTTTCTGACCCAGGCGTTCCGCCATGCCGCGCCGGCGCTGCTGGCGCCGTTCGGTTATTGCCAGATCGTGTTTGCCGGGTTGCTGGGCTGGTTGCTGTTCAGTCACACGCCGAGTTTGCTGACGGTGGTCGGCATCGCGGTGATCTGTTGCAGCGGGCTGGCGGCGGCGTGGCAGCAGAGCCGCCGCTGA